The region GTGGCAGCAATGGCACAGTCCAAATGACCATTTTTTAGTTTATTGATGATTTCATTGGTCGTTAACTCTTCAATAATTACATTTACTTTTGGATATTTCTTTATGAAATTATTCAAAAACATAGGAAGTAAAGTAGGCATAATCGTTGGAATAATACCAATTTTGAAATCGCCTCCAATGAATCCTTTTTGTTGGTCTACAATGTCTTTGATACGATTGGCTTCATTAACAATGTTTTTGGCTTGTACCACAATTTTTTCACCTACATCGGTTAATCCAATTGGCTTTTTAGAACGATCGAAAATTTGAATTTCCAATTGTTCTTCCAATTTCTGAATCTGCATACTCAAGGTCGGTTGTGTTACAAAACATTTTTCTGCTGCTAAAGTGAAATTCTTGTGCTCCGCTACGGCTAAAACATAAATTAATTGCGTAATCGTCATGGTATCAGTTTTTTTGATAAAGATATTGAAAAGTATTCTTATAATCTATACTTAAGTGTTAAAAAACAATTAAAAATGAATCGATTTTAAATTGAGTACCAATAAAAAAAGCCCCGATTTCTCGAGGCTCTATTTCTATGTAATTTTATTAAGAAGTAATTGTGTACTAGATTAATACACTTCACTTTCTTTTAATTTTTCTGTATTAGCCACTAATTGTAATTCGTCAATGAATTTTTGGATTTTACCATTCATTACACCATCCATATCAAAAATATCCATTCCAATTCGGTGATCGGTTACACGTCCTTGTGGGAAGTTATACGTTCTAATTTTTGCTGAACGATCCCCTGAACTTACTTGCGAATTACGTTTTTTAGCATCTTCTTCTTGCTTTTTCGCTAATTCCATTTCATATAAACGTGAACGTAAAACGGTTAAGGCTTTGTCTTTGTTTTTATGTTGCGATTTCTCATCCTGACATTGCGCGACTAAACCAGTTGGAATGTGCGTCATACGTACAGCCGATTTTGTTGTATTTACCGACTGACCTCCAGGTCCTGACGAACAGAAGAAGTCAATACGCACATCATTCATGTCGATTTGAACGTCAAACTCTTCCGCTTCAGGTAAAACCATCACCGTTGCTGCCGAAGTATGTACACGTCCTTGTGTTTCCGTTTGAGGTACACGTTGCACACGATGAACACCAGCTTCAAATTTTAAAGTGCCATAAACATCTTCACCTGTTACTTCAAAAATTACCTCTTTGTAACCACCTGCAGTTCCATCATTTACGTCAACAACCGAAGTTCTCCAACCTCTTGATTCGCAATAACGTGTATACATTTTGTATAAATCTCCAGCAAATAATGACGCTTCATCACCACCAGTACCAGCACGGATTTCCACCATAACGTTTTTAGCATCTTCTGGATCTTTAGGAATCAACATAAATTTGAT is a window of Flavobacterium indicum GPTSA100-9 = DSM 17447 DNA encoding:
- the prfA gene encoding peptide chain release factor 1 — encoded protein: MLERLQYVKQRFDEVSDLIIQPDVIADQKRYVQLNKEYKDLKALVEKREEYINVVGNIQEAKEIIEDGSDAEMVEMAKMQLSEAQERLPQLEDEIKFMLIPKDPEDAKNVMVEIRAGTGGDEASLFAGDLYKMYTRYCESRGWRTSVVDVNDGTAGGYKEVIFEVTGEDVYGTLKFEAGVHRVQRVPQTETQGRVHTSAATVMVLPEAEEFDVQIDMNDVRIDFFCSSGPGGQSVNTTKSAVRMTHIPTGLVAQCQDEKSQHKNKDKALTVLRSRLYEMELAKKQEEDAKKRNSQVSSGDRSAKIRTYNFPQGRVTDHRIGMDIFDMDGVMNGKIQKFIDELQLVANTEKLKESEVY